In Panicum virgatum strain AP13 chromosome 4N, P.virgatum_v5, whole genome shotgun sequence, a single window of DNA contains:
- the LOC120668432 gene encoding uncharacterized protein LOC120668432 — translation MANMIIKNTITPAICGAIPDKDQDGNDLSAKAYLAKVEENFKSSSKTYASTLIMKMLTSQYDGQSGIREHIMSMCDMANKLKTLDMAISDGFLVHFIMTSLPVQYSPFKISYNTQKATWSMTELISYCVEEEERQKAGRMKDAVNMVSERFGRVSMSNTPKHQAESSSSRQHKRKFKGHKSKAVSHKKTSNERLCKFCKSPKHEQKDCHGFKEWLKNKGIQFDPNYKRGGAKSKSG, via the exons ATGGCCAACATGATCATTAAGAACACGATCACTCCGGCCATCTGTGGTGCTATTCCTGATAAGGACCAGGATGGTAATGATCTGAGCGCCAAGGCATACCTTGCCAAGGTGGAGGAGAATTTTAAGAGTTCTTCCAAGACTTATGCTAGCACCCTGATCATGAAGATGCTGACTTCACAGTATGATGGGCAAAGTGGAATCAGGGAGCACATTATGagcatgtgtgacatggcaaatAAGCTGAAGACACTGGATATGGCTATCTCTGATGGTTTTCTGGTGCACTTCATCATGACTTCTCTGCCAGTACAGTACAGTCCCTTCAAAATAAGCTACAACACTCAGAAGGCGACTTGGAGCATGACTGAGCTCATTAGCTACtgtgttgaggaagaagaaaggcagaaagctggaaggatgaaggatgctgtcaacatggtcagcgagcgctttgggcgtgttagcatgagcaacactcctaagcatcaggctgagtctagcagcagcaggcagcataaGAGAAAGTTTAAGGGCCATAAGAGTAAGGCCGTGTCACATAAGAAGACCTCTAATGAGAGGCTGTGCAAGTTCTGCAAGTCACCTAAACATGAGCAGAAGGATTGCCATGGATTTAAGGAGTGGCTTAAGAACAAAG GTATTCAGTTCGATCCGAACTATAAGAGAGGGGGAGCGAAGTCTAAGAGTGGCTGA
- the LOC120670025 gene encoding probable polygalacturonase yields MASPMLNASPLLQLARSVWCVLLLAASSTVSGRHHSAPAASRTGQSMYISPNCRAHTASLADFGAVGDGTTSNTAAFRSAVDHLSQYSGEGGGGAMLYVPAGKWLTGPFNLTSHFTLFLHSDAVILGSTDISEWPVIDPLPSYGRGRDKVGGRYASLIGGSNLTDVVVTGENGTIDGQGAVWWSKFRSNKLKYTRGYLIEVLWSDTVVVSNVTLLNSPAWNIHPVYSSNIVVQGVTILAPTRSPNTDGINPDSCSHVRIEDCYVVSGDDCVAIKSGWDEYGIRVGMPSQHIVVRRLTCVSPTSAVIALGSEMSGGIRDVRAEDIAAVDSESGVRIKTAVGRGAFVRDVFVRRMTLQTMKWVFWMTGNYKSHPDDGFDPGAVPVVEGISYQDVVATGVYKAAARLEGIQGAPFRGICLANVTAELDKSKKYPWTCADVEGVSANVSPPPCEALQQGGVDGACPFPTDTLPIDQLVLQQCAYDVPAPASPGKY; encoded by the exons atggcgTCACCGATGCTCAATGCATCACCACTCCTCCAG TTGGCGCGGTCCGTATggtgcgtcctcctcctcgccgcgtcGTCGACGGTGTCCGGGCGCCACCACTCCGCCCCGGCGGCGTCCAGGACCGGGCAGAGCATGTACATTTCGCCCAACTGCCGGGCGCACACGGCGTCGCTGGCGGACTTCGGCGCCGTGGGCGACGGCACGACGTCCAACACAGCGGCGTTCCGGTCGGCGGTGGATCACCTGTCGCAGTActccggcgagggcggcggcggcgccatgctgTACGTGCCGGCGGGGAAGTGGCTGACGGGGCCGTTCAACCTGACGAGCCACTTCACGCTCTTCCTCCACAGCGACGCCGTCATCCTCGGATCGACGGATATCAGCGAGTGGCCGGTGATCGACCCCCTTCCTTCCTACGGCCGAGGCAGGGACAAGGTCGGAGGCCGCTACGCCAGCCTCATCGGCGGCTCCAACCTCACCGACGTGGTGGTCACCGGCGAGAACGGGACGATCGACGGGCAGGGCGCGGTGTGGTGGTCCAAGTTCCGCAGCAACAAGCTCAAGTACACGCGCGGGTACCTGATCGAGGTGCTGTGGTCGGACACGGTGGTGGTGTCGAACGTGACGCTGCTCAATTCGCCGGCGTGGAACATCCACCCGGTGTACAGCAGCAACATCGTGGTGCAGGGCGTGACGATCCTGGCCCCGACGCGGTCCCCCAACACGGACGGCATCAACCCAGACTCGTGCTCCCACGTGCGCATCGAGGACTGCTACGTCGTCTCCGGCGACGACTGCGTGGCCATCAAGAGCGGCTGGGACGAGTACGGCATCCGGGTCGGCATGCCGAGCCAGCACATCGTGGTCCGGCGGCTGACGTGCGTGTCGCCGACGAGCGCCGTCATCGCGCTGGGCAGCGAGATGTCGGGCGGCATCCGCGACGTGCGCGCCGAGGACATCGCCGCCGTGGACTCGGAGTCGGGCGTGCGGATCAAGACCGCCGTGGGGCGGGGTGCGTTCGTGCGGGACGTGTTCGTGCGGCGGATGACGCTGCAGACGATGAAGTGGGTGTTCTGGATGACGGGCAACTACAAGTCCCACCCGGACGACGGCTTCGACCCGGGCGCCGTGCCGGTGGTGGAGGGCATCAGCTACCAGGACGTGGTGGCCACCGGGGTCtacaaggcggcggcgcgcctcgAGGGCATCCAGGGCGCGCCCTTCCGGGGCATCTGCCTCGCCAACGTCACGGCGGAGCTGGACAAGTCCAAGAAGTACCCCTGGACCTGCGCCGACGTGGAGGGCGTGTCGGCCAACGTCAGCCCGCCGCCGTGCGAGGCGCTGCAGCagggcggcgtcgacggcgccTGCCCCTTCCCGACGGACACGCTGCCCATCGACCAGCTCGTCCTGCAGCAGTGCGCCTACGACGTCCCTGCTCCTGCGTCTCCCGGCAAGTACTAG
- the LOC120670026 gene encoding deSI-like protein sdu1 — MGHDVVAHVYDVANAGSDTTVLHINRFFKDAIGLGGIFHTAIQVYGDEEWSFGYCERGTGVFSCPPCKNPMYTYRESIVLGKTNCCILKVNQILRELSWEWPGQSYELLSRNCNHFCNTLCEKLEVPKLPGWINRFANAGDAALEVAETTAMKLKQAKKEIVTACKVASTFLTGTSSSSSSNVEDTGGSTSTRNPLFEGTWIRSIVGMSMKPSKSLASVDSSDSECSDCESEQDDNADQQVKDATQEQDMRSENNGPHDHS, encoded by the exons ATGGGCCACGATGTGGTCGCGCACGTCTACGACGTCGCCAACGCCGGCTCCGACACCACCGTCCTCCACATCAACCGCTTCTTCAAGGACGCCATCGGCCTCGGCGGCATCTTCCACACCGCAATCcag GTCTATGGGGATGAAGAATGGTCATTTGGCTACTGTGAACGTGGCACTGGGGTTTTTAGCTGCCCCCCATGCAAAAATCCTATGTACACTTATCGCGAGTCCATAGTTCTGGGGAAGACCAACTGCTGTATTCTGAAGGTGAATCAGATACTAAGGGAACTGAGCTGGGAGTGGCCTGGACAGTCATATGAACTCCTGTCGAGAAATTGCAATCACTTCTGCAATACCTTGTGTGAAAAGCTTGAAGTGCCAAAACTTCCAG GTTGGATCAATCGCTTTGCAAATGCGGGTGATGCTGCTCTAGAGGTTGCTGAAACTACAGCGATGAAG CTGAAACAAGCAAAGAAGGAAATCGTGACTGCATGCAAAGTGGCCTCAACATTTTTGACTGGCACATCATCAAGCAGCTCATCGAACGTGGAGGATACGGGTGGCTCAACCTCAACAAGAAATCCACTTTTTGAGGGGACATGGATCAGAAGTATAGTCGGTATGAGTATGAAGCCATCAAAGAGTCTAGCAAGTGTAGATAGTTCAGATAGCGAATGCTCTGACTGTGAATCAGAACAAGATGACAATGCTGACCAACAAGTTAAAGATGCAACACAGGAGCAAGACATGAGAAGTGAGAATAATGGACCACATGATCATTCATGA